In Colletotrichum destructivum chromosome 8, complete sequence, the following proteins share a genomic window:
- a CDS encoding Putative methyltransferase type 11, S-adenosyl-L-methionine-dependent methyltransferase superfamily, whose protein sequence is MSDGAAVIVPVPSPTEKTFRAFTQAQGASYARGRPGYHHSLYDQICDHHTSTGGKLDTLLDVGCGPGTVARELGPRFARVIGMDPAEGMIAAARALGGVSSTSEPIRFEVSAAEDLGSALDPSIPDASVDLITAATAAHWFDMPGFWAAAARVLKPGGSVAIWNGSAKYVHPATPNLQRLQETLLAFRQEHLVPYMAPGNHVGDSLYATLPLPWTLETPVAEFDKDTFFRRDWNKDGVLTPGDEHFLGQQVFGLNDIEKFLETVSPVLRWREAHPGAVGTERDVIKMLRKEIETLLSEAGVEKGKEAIITSVSAVLLMVKKKA, encoded by the coding sequence AtgagcgacggcgccgccgtcatcgtcccgGTTCCGTCCCCGACGGAGAAAACCTTCCGCGCCTTCACCCAGGCGCAAGGCGCATCCTATGCGCGAGGCCGGCCGGGCTACCACCACTCCCTCTACGACCAGATCTGCGACCACcacacctcgacgggcgggAAGCTCGAcaccctcctcgacgtcggctgCGGCCCGGGCACCGTCGCCCGCGAGCTAGGCCCGCGATTCGCAAGGGTCATCGGCATGGACCCCGCCGAGGGCatgatcgccgccgcccgggccctcggcggcgtctcgTCCACCTCGGAGCCCATCCGCTTCGAggtctccgccgccgaggacctaGGGTCGGCCCTTGACCCGTCCATCCCCGACGCCAGCGTCGAcctcatcaccgccgccaccgccgcccactgGTTCGACATGCCTGGCTtctgggccgccgccgcccgcgttCTCAAGCCCGGCGGCTCCGTCGCCATCTGGAACGGCAGCGCAAAGTACGTCCACCCCGCCACGCCTAACCTCCAGCGCCTGCAGGAGACCCTGCTCGCCTTCCGCCAGGAGCACCTGGTGCCCTACATGGCGCCCGGGAACCACGTCGGCGACTCCCTGTACGCGACCCTGCCCCTGCCGTGGACGCTCGAGACGCCCGTGGCCGAGTTTGACAAGGACACCTTCTTCCGGAGGGACTGGAACAAGGACGGCGTGCTGACGCCGGGCGACGAGCACTTCCTGGGCCAGCAGGTCTTCGGCCTGAACGACATTGAGAAGTTTCTCGAGACGGTGAGCCCGGTCCTGCGGTGGCGCGAGGCGCaccccggcgccgtcggcacgGAGCGGGACGTGATCAAGATGCTGAGAAAGGAGATTGAGACGTTGCTCTCCGAGGCCGGggtcgagaagggcaaggaggccatcatcaccagcGTCTCGGCGGTGCTTCTGATGGTGAAAAAGAAGGCGTAG
- a CDS encoding Putative rmlC-like cupin domain superfamily, rmlC-like jelly roll, chrR-like cupin protein, with amino-acid sequence MEQYEFHPATSATRAWTPLEPGIDEMLLNADPATGRRTLLQRWQPGATNRQPSAFVHDYVEEIYLADGDLADVRLGRRWERGAYAYRKPGMEHGPFRSEAGCMMFILCIPVDEVGREVKDQ; translated from the coding sequence ATGGAACAGTACGAGTTCCACCCCGCAACATCGGCGACCCGCGCCTGGACGCCCCTCGAGCCCGGCATCGATGAGATGCTCCTCAACGCCGACCCCGCCACCGGCCGCCGCACTCTCCTCCAGCGCTGGCAACCTGGCGCCACTAACCGCCAGCCCTCCGCCTTCGTCCATGACTACGTCGAAGAGATctacctcgccgacggcgacctcgctGACGtgcgcctcggccgccggtgGGAACGCGGCGCCTACGCGTACCGGAAGCCCGGCATGGAGCACGGGCCCTTCCGGAGCGAGGCGGGCTGTATGATGTTCATCTTGTGTATTcccgtggacgaggtcggcagGGAGGTGAAGGATCAGTGA
- a CDS encoding Putative cytochrome P450 has protein sequence MGYMMTTAWTPAAILPLVLKLAAVLITVGVLKVALKAYTIRRKFKQVKAQGIVGVTLFTLGRYFPDMDHCPPVIYLDLWPVLKAPIVAAYKNTVAAQFTQTKNLDKHQISLDFMNPLTKGKDIATLQGDEWKKWRGWFNPGFSARNVSTMVPELIEEIKVFAENLRQRVGQNGSWGPMFQFRNMTTALTFDIIVRAVLDERLHEQTNPTGGPLRVAPADQLRLMGIRQAFSFGYLFPWQNKAVDRNNRIVHSQLAPNVVRSLESGLKPSKKKTVLNLALMHLAEEAGGCPIDPTTDPDMMETILGNLKTFLVAGHETTASALCFMFKVLQDNPDCMARVRAEHDEVLGPDPDQAADVLSGSPRLLNSLRYTHAVIKETMRIYQLASTMRGGEAGFYLSDPETGMQYSTEGFLVWDGGPGMQHDPSLWPHRAFASRPRDCIGQEVALVEIKLVAAFIMRKFDVEEAWDEWDAVQTKGRKDIVRETIYGFS, from the exons ATGGGCTATATGATGACGACAGCgtggacgccggcggcaatCCTGCCGCTGGTTCTCAAGCTTGCTGCTGTGCTGATAACGGTCGGCGTTCTAAAGGTCGCTTTGAAAGCTTACACAATCAGAAGAAAGTTCAAGCAGGTAAAAGCGCAAGGCATTGTAGGTGTGACCCTCTTTACTCTTGGA AGGTACTTCCCAGACATGGACCACTGCCCACCAGTCATCTATCTCGACCTATGGCCTGTGTTGAAGGCCCCCATCGTGGCTGCTTACAAGAACACCGTCGCGGCGCAGTTCACCCAGACAAAGAACCTCGATAAGCACCAAATCTCCCTCGATTTCATGAACCCTTTGACCAAGGGCAAGGATATTGCGACACTTCAAGGCGACGAGTGGAAGAAATGGCGAGGCTGGTTCAACCCGGGCTTCAGCGCGAGAAATGTTTCCACCATGGTCCCCGAGCTCATTGAAGAGATCAAAGTCTTTGCCGAGAACTTGCGGCAAAGGGTGGGCCAAAATGGGTCGTGGGGCCCCATGTTCCAATTCCGCAACATGACAACCGCTCTGACATTCGACATCATCGTACGTGCCGTTTT GGACGAGCGTCTTCATGAGCAGACTAACCCAACCGGGGGCCCGCTGAGAGTGGCACCAGCAGATCAACTGAGACTGATGGGCATACGGCAAGCGTTCAGCTTCGGCTATCTGTTCCCGTGGCAGAACAAGGCCGTGGATCGCAACAATCGAATTGTACACAGCCAACTCGCCCCTAATGTTGTGCGCTCCCTCGAGTCCGGCCTCAAGCCatcaaagaagaagacggtgcTCAACCTAGCCCTTATGCatctcgccgaggaggctggTGGGTGCCCCATTGACCCAACCACGGACCCGGACATGATGGAGACCATCCTGGGTAACTTGAAGACTTTCCTGGTCGCCGGGCATGAGACTACGGCGAGCGCCCTGTGCTTCATGTTCAAGGTCCTACAGGACAACCCGGACTGCATGGCCAGGGTCCGcgccgagcacgacgagGTCCTGGGCCCTGACCCTGACCAAGCAGCCGACGTTCTCAGCGGCTCGCCTCGGTTGCTGAACTCGCTACGGTACACGCACGCGGTAATCAAGGAGACGATGCGCATATACCAGCTCGCTTCCACCATGCGAGGTGGCGAAGCCGGTTTCTACCTGAGTGATCCAGAGACCGGCATGCAGTATTCCACCGAGGGCTTCCTGGTGTGGGACGGCGGGCCAGGAATGCAGCACGATCCGTCTCTGTGGCCGCAC CGAGCCTTCGCCAGTCGCCCTCGGGACTGCATCGGACAGGAGGTCGCGCTGGTAGAGATCAAGTTGGTCGCCGCTTTCATCATGCGCAAGTTTGATGTTGAAGAGGCCTGGGACGAGTGGGATGCTGTTCA AACCAAGGGTCGGAAGGACATTGTTAGAG AAACGATTTATGGCTTCAGCTAG
- a CDS encoding Putative short-chain dehydrogenase/reductase SDR, NAD(P)-binding domain superfamily: MASYLVTGASRGLGFEFLRQLSDNPANTVIGLVRDLQSTKEKVSKELKRDNIHILQADLNNYETIKNAVADVSKITGGSLDCLIANAAFISTWSAFDGIGVLGSDLKRLDEDLLDSFKTNVVGNVHLFNLFMPLVQQGTLKKIVTVSSGMSDLEFISKSGIEVAAPYSISKAAMNTAVAKFSAQYAQDGILFFSISPGVIDTGLYDDATDEEKQRGMAILVKMAKYAPHFTGPSTAESSVKSMLSVIEKASVEGGYGGSFISHHGNKEWL, encoded by the exons ATGGCTTCCTACCTTGTCACCGGAGCATCTCGTGGACTTGGT TTCGAGTTCCTTCGTCAACTATCCGATAACCCGGCGAACACAGTAATTGGGCTTGTTCGTGACCTGCAGAGCACTAAGGAAAAGGTGTCCAAGGAGCTGAAGCGGGACAACATCCACATCTTGCAAGCAGATCTTAACAACTACGAAACAATCAAA AATGCCGTTGCGGATGTCTCGAAGATAACTGGCGGTAGTCTCGACTGTCTCATCGCGAATGCGGCGTTTATATCCACGTGGTCGGCATTCGACGGCATTGGTGTCTT AGGCAGCGACCTCAAGCGACTGGACGAAGACCTGCTTGATTCATTCAAGACAAACGTCGTCGGCAACGTGCACCTGTTCAACCTGTTCATGCCACTGGTTCAGCAGGGAACTCTCAAGAAGATCGTCACGGTTTCTTCAGGAATGTCTGATCTGGAATTCATTTCAAAGTCCGGCATCGAGGTCGCGGCGCCTTATTCCATAAGCAAGGCTGCGATGAACACAGCGGTAGCCAAATTCAGCGCTCAGTATGCTCAAGATGGAATTCTTTTCTTTAGCATCTCTCCCGGTGTGATAGACACCGGGCTCTACGACGACG CTACAGATGAGGAAAAGCAGCGAGGAATGGCAATTCTCGTCAAAATGGCAAAGTATGCGCCGCACTTCACCGGTCCATCAACCGCAGAGTCATCTGTCAAGAGTATGCTTTCAGTGATTGAGAAGGCGAGTGTCGAGGGGGGATACGGCGGCTCTTTTATTTCGCATCATGGAAACAAGGAGTGGCTTTGA
- a CDS encoding Putative cytochrome P450, with translation MTQGAIFDKMMMDTLRQSLCLGFGLTAIYIASCVFYNLFLHPLRRFPGPPLMRATRVTYCYYVWRGTMAFDVRDLHRRYGDVVRIAPDELAFADPSAWKEIMGHKTGGGGGANEAGAAELEFAKAERFYRPISDHPQDIITAPALVHAMLRRQLSHGFSEKGLREQEPVIMKYVNFFIDRLSETVGGHDGAAAAEGKHPEERPVDLGLWYNHCTFDIIGDLAFGESFGCLETGKLHPWVRTIFLAVRAGVALQLANYFSVLRRLLTAVLSTPAIQEKRIQHRELTMRKLLRRIELGEREGPRPDLMEGLLRKKSEWNLSLEELEANASILIVAGSETTATLLSGVTYLLLKNPDKMAEVVREVRTAFRSEDDINLTSVTGLPYMLACLNEALRMYPPAPIGLPRTTPEGGATVLGEFIPEKVGFPLVWFDVTTVVIYHWAMYHNEKNFKNPFLFHPERFMGDPEYASDRREALQPFQVGPRKCLGRNLAYAEMKTILARLLWKFDLVLADDSQQWMERQKIFILWERGPLNVYLRPVARS, from the exons ATGACTCAAGGTGCCATTTTCGACAAAATGATGATGGACACGCTGCGCCAGTCCTTGTGCCTCGGCTTTGGTCTT ACGGCCATCTATATCGCCTCCTGCGTCTTCTACAATCTCTTCCTTCACCCCCTCCGCCGCTTCCCCGGTCCACCCCTTATGCGCGCCACCCGCGTGACGTACTGCTACTATGTATGGCGCGGGACGATGGCCTTTGACGTCCGCGACCTGCACCGGCGGTACGGCGATGTGGTACGCATTGCCCCAGACGAGCTCGCATTTGCGGACCCGTCGGCGTGGAAGGAGATCATGGGTCACaagaccggcggcggcggcggtgctaACGAGGCCGGAGCTGCGGAACTCGAGTTCGCGAAGGCGGAGCGGTTTTACCGGCCGATCTCGGATCACCCGCAGGACATTATCACGGCACCTGCACTGGTACACGCTATGCTGCGAAGGCAGCTAAGCCACGGCTTCAGCGAGAAGGGTTTGAGGGAGCAGGAGCCCGTCATTATGAAGTACGTCAACTTCTTCATTGACCGGCTGTCGGAGACCGTCGGGGGTCACGatggcgcggcggcggcggaggggaaaCATCCGGAGGAGAGGCCGGTCGACCTTGGGCTGTGGTACAACCACTGCACGTTCGACATCATCGGTGACCTCGCGTTTGGGGAGTCGTTTGGGTGCCTCGAGACCGGGAAGCTGCACCCCTGGGTGCGGACCATCTTCCTGGCGGTGCGGGCGGGCGTGGCGCTGCAATTGGCGAACTATTTCTCGGTTCTGCGAAGGCTACTGACAGCGGTGCTCTCAACGCCGGCGATACAGGAGAAGAGGATACAGCACCGGGAGCTGACGATGAGGAAACTTCTGAGGAGGATCGAActgggggagagggaggggcctAGGCCCGATCTGATGGAGGGGTTgctgaggaagaagagcgagTGG AACCTCTCGCttgaggagctcgaggccaacgcAAGCATTCTCATTGTTGCTGGgtccgagacgacggcgacgctgTTGTCGGGCGTGACGTATCTGCTACTCAAGAACCCGGACAAGATGGCGGAGGTGGTGCGCGAGGTGCGGACGGCGTTCAggagcgaggacgacatcaACCTCACGTCCGTCACTGGGCTACCGTACATGCTGGCGTGCCTCAACGAGGCGCTACGGATGTATCCGCCCGCGCCGATAGggctgccgaggacgacgccaGAGGGCGGGGCGACGGTGCTAGGGGAGTTTATTCCCGAGAAGGTAGGTTTTCCTTTGGTTTGGTTCGATGTC ACGACAGTGGTCATCTACCACTGGGCCATGTACCACAACGAGAAGAACTTCAAAAaccccttcctcttccatccGGAGCGGTTCATGGGCGACCCGGAGTACGCCTCGGACCGGCGCGAAGCGCTCCAGCCCTTCCAGGTCGGGCCGCGGAAGTGTCTTGGAAGAAA CCTGGCGTACGCTGAAATGAAAACCATACTTGCGAGGCTGCTTTGGAAGTTCGACCTGGTGCTCGCGGACGACAGCCAGCAGTGGATGGAGAGGCAGAAGATCTTCATCTTGTGGGAGAGGGGGCCGCTGAACGTCTACCTGAGGCCGGTTGCGAGGAGCTGA
- a CDS encoding Putative calcineurin-like phosphoesterase domain, ApaH type, metallo-dependent phosphatase translates to MAPPHSTGNGYTYKGSKSAAASLPFQHYNDASFRARLRPVIVVVVRLLRSIWIFWRTRGKRLAAKIMRQTGWQLRQNLTARRLLSFPHLLVCLWFLVLLWGEHWVFKNRVADCKWSNWESWPAGSSPHHLVLVADPQIIDPKSYPGRPWPLSDLTVLITDNYMRRGYQQLQSQLQPDSLFLLGDLFDGGREWKTAHSDFKDPDWAVSRRPNNEKDHVKNWNKNYGQEFWLKEYERFGDIFFKDWNLGGTKAGDWQRGRKLVASLPGNHDLGFGDQVKGSVRERFNTFFGDVNRVDVIGNHSIVSVDTVSLSASASRQAGVDLKAIHAPADIFLKDVQFTKRKAVEKELRFWRGDLEGVAYGHEVEDLDTADATVPTIVPGEDGPEFPTILLTHVPLYRDPGTPCGPQREHWPPTKPPKGQKGPIVPDHRNAISVSAGYQYQNVLNEDDSVRLVKSVGNVVHVFSGDDHDYCEIVHSPEKENVREITVKSISMAMGVPTPGFLMVSLYNPVDGNGKPLPGAPEKTLQTHLCLLPNQLATYAKYAGLAFVTIVAISIRSFLVPVLNLTPFALQPEQPQGAILPTIKDKAEDNGTYNMHSTSATSGSRFLTSSSSRTRSGSIRSNGSAPIPPPKIKPKKQGWSHRAPRIDIFQDDFYGTTKPRLTWTAASQRSRTTLGRVVREIGASTWRVIWMVVLFWAYLAYKG, encoded by the exons ATGGCTCCGCCTCACAGCACCGGCAATGGCTACACATACAAGGGGTCCAAGTCTGCCGCTGCCTCTCTGCCTTTTCAACACTACAATGACGCCAGCTTCCGCGCCCGCCTCCGACCCGTGATTGTTGTCGTAGTGCGATTGCTGAGATCAATCTGGATCTTTTGGCGCACCCGCGGAAAACGACTGGCGGCCAAAATCATGCGGCAAACCGGCTGGCAGCTGAGGCAGAACTTGAccgcgcgccgcctcctgaGCTTCCCGCACCTGCTGGTGTGTCTGTGGTTCCTTGTGCTGCTCTGGGGCGAGCATTGGGTTTTTAAGAATCGAGTTGCCGACTGCAAATGGAGCAATTGGGAGAGCTGG CCTGCCGGATCGAGTCCGCATCaccttgtcctcgtcgccgacccCCAGATCATCGACCCAAAATCCTACCCCGGCCGCCCGTGGCCATTGTCCGACCTGACAGTCTTGATAACCGACAACTACATGCGAAGAGGGTACCAGCAGCTCCAGTCACAGCTGCAGCCCGACTCGCTGTTCCTCCTTGGCGACCTCTTTGACGGCGGACGAGAGTGGAAGACGGCGCACAGCGACTTCAAAGACCCCGACTGGGCCGTCAGCAGGCGACCCAACAACGAAAAGGATCATGTCAAGAACTGGAACAAAAACTACGGCCAGGAGTTCTGGCTCAAGGAGTACGAGCGCTTTGGCGACATTTTCTTCAAGGACTGGAATCTCGGCGGCACCAAGGCGGGCGACTGGCAGAGGGGGCGCAAGCTGGTCGCTAGCCTGCCCGGAAACCACGACCTGGGCTTCGGAGACCAGGTCAAGGGGTCCGTTCGGGAGCGCTTCAACACCTTTTTCGGCGACGTCAACCGCGTTGATGTCATCGGCAACCACTCCATCGTCTCCGTCGACACTGTTTCCCTGAGCGCGAGCGCCTCGCGGCAGGCCGGTGTAGACCTCAAAGCGATCCACGCGCCCGCCGACATTTTCTTGAAGGATGTGCAGTTCACCAAGcgcaaggccgtcgagaaaGAGCTGAGGTTCTGGAGGGGCGACCTGGAAGGCGTCGCCTACGGgcacgaggtcgaggacttGGACACGGCCGACGCAACAGTGCCGACGATCGTACCGGGGGAAGACGGACCCGAATTCCCCACCATTCTCCTTACCCACGTGCCTTTGTACCGGGACCCCGGGACGCCTTGCGGACCGCAACGAGAGCATTGGCCGCCAACCAAGCCGCCCAAGGGGCAAAAGGGTCCCATCGTCCCGGATCATCGCAACGCCATTTCGGTCTCGGCCGGCTATCAATACCAGAACGTTTTGAATGAGGATGACTCGGTCCGGCTCGTCAAGAGTGTCGGCAATGTCGTCCACGTCTTCTCGGGCGACGATCACGATTACTGCGAGATTGTCCATTCTCCCGAGAAGGAAAACGTTCGCGAGATCACCGTCAAGAGCATCAGCATGGCCATGGGCGTCCCCACCCCCGGATTTCTCATGGTCAGTCTGTACAACCCAGTGGACGGTAACGGCAAACCACTGCCCGGGGCCCCGGAGAAGACGTTGCAGACCCATCTCTGCCTGCTGCCGAATCAGCTCGCTACCTACGCCAAGTATGCCGGGCTCGCTTTCGTCACCATCGTTGCCATCAGCATCAGGTCGTTCCTTGTGCCTGTTCTCAACCTGACGCCGTTCGCGTTACAGCCAGAGCAGCCGCAAGGCGCCATCCTACCCACAATCAAGGACAAGGCCGAGGATAACGGCACTTACAACATGCATTCGACATCGGCGACGTCCGGGTCTCGGTTCCTcacatcgtcatcctcacGGACTAGGAGCGGTTCCATCCGGTCTAACGGCTCTGCCCCCATTCCGCCGCCTAAGATCAAGCCTAAAAAGCAAGGATGGAGCCACCGCGCGCCTCGGATCGACATCTTCCAGGACGACTTCTACGGCACGACCAAGCCACGGTTGACGTGGACGGCAGCGTCCCAAcggtcgaggacgacccTCGGACGGGTTGTTCGAGAGATTGGCGCCTCAACGTGGAGGGTGATCTGGATGGTCGTCTTGTTTTGGGCGTATCTTGCATACAAGGGATAG
- a CDS encoding Putative Zinc finger, CCHC-type superfamily → MAESRSLPVPAQGDIYAHDGKLSITNAAANVFVVYGRQPQDASRPSSSLSVDFVMGNIYLIDSVYFPPFQRNSTRHFGSLIKGFGLDFDGYHRGDTKIRTVYDDVVCVVGNQPGAYCSIGTVAGNLVTVSDLSRLLTRPKPSNVAVSYVHGMTLHESHLAYGGGLQRALSTWASMAFPPASQAPSQTSPTKAVTLFNEGQAPKSNGNSTIWEEKECGRPGQQNTVNGTINLKKAINDREEAWQKVMDAKKQTAAAVREADLRNLGLLSLVQDLGSTTPFDYTQSLVNLPRNCGNCHRVEHRVRDCIGPVDTDGFIAACPLCNQNDHIYDQCVSRTQRTKAEKKALDFEYLIMWRQNKAPIRSNICWVIVWVKYNCPRMSLPHTKEFALTLSRRQANTAPYPDWQTYCYPITSADASAESNKLLHDPGTIYEGGSFCRLCPGSQTIRPNPGGSVARRKMGRLGIKTSPVIQSKPSKKQKRNQARRKMGGSSFATGANCTILQRPLPAAPPVRGIPSVKIKQEDPA, encoded by the coding sequence ATGGCAGAAAGCCGCAGCCTGCCTGTCCCCGCCCAAGGCGACATCTACGCCCACGATGGCAAGCTCTCGATCACCAATGCCGCTGCCAACGTTTTCGTCGTCTACGGACGCCAGCCTCAAGACGCAAGCCGTCCGTCTTCGAGCCTCTCCGTCGACTTCGTCATGGGCAACATTTACCTCATCGACTCTGTGTACTTCCCCCCGTTTCAGCGCAATAGCACGCGCCACTTTGGTAGCCTCATCAAAGGTTTCGGTCTTGATTTTGATGGCTACCATCGGGGCGACACCAAAATCAGGACGGTCTACGATGACGTCGTCTGCGTTGTAGGCAACCAACCTGGGGCATATTGCTCGATTGGAACAGTTGCCGGCAACCTCGTCACCGTTTCAGATTTGTCCCGTTTGCTCACCCGCCCGAAGCCTTCCAACGTGGCCGTCTCGTACGTCCACGGTATGACTCTTCATGAGTCTCACCTTGCGTACGGCGGTGGCCTCCAAAGAGCGCTGTCCACATGGGCTTCCATGGCGTTTCCCCCAGCCTCACAAGCTCCTTCACAAACCTCACCCACTAAAGCTGTCACATTATTCAATGAAGGACAGGCCCCAAAGAGCAACGGAAACTCGACCATTTGGGAGGAAAAGGAATGTGGGAGACCGGGCCAACAAAACACGGTCAACGGTACTATCAATCTCAAAAAAGCCATCAACGATCGGGAGGAGGCTTGGCAGAAAGTCATGGATGCAAAGAAGCAGACCGCTGCTGCTGTACGAGAGGCCGACCTGCGAAACCTAGGTCTTCTTTCGCTAGTTCAAGATCTTGGTTCCACCACGCCTTTTGACTATACCCAGTCTCTCGTCAACCTACCTCGCAACTGCGGTAATTGTCACAGAGTAGAGCACCGAGTTCGAGACTGCATCGGTCCCGTTGATACCGATGGGTTCATTGCCGCCTGTCCGCTATGTAATCAAAACGACCACATCTACGATCAATGTGTCTCACGAACGCAGCGCACCAAGGCAGAGAAAAAAGCATTGGACTTCGAATACTTGATCATGTGGCGACAGAACAAGGCCCCCATTAGGTCCAATATTTGTTGGGTTATTGTTTGGGTCAAGTATAATTGTCCTCGAATGAGCCTTCCTCACACCAAAGAATTCGCTCTCACTCTGTCGAGACGTCAGGCGAATACCGCCCCCTATCCAGATTGGCAAACGTACTGTTATCCTATCACATCGGCTGATGCAAGCGCGGAATCCAACAAATTGCTTCACGACCCAGGCACTATCTACGAAGGTGGAAGCTTTTGCCGTCTTTGCCCCGGATCCCAGACCATTCGCCCAAATCCTGGTGGCAGCGTCGCCAGAAGGAAGATGGGGCGGTTAGGTATCAAAACCAGTCCAGTGATCCAAAGCAAACCATCCAAAAAGCAAAAGCGGAATCAGGCTCGAAGGAAAATGGGTGGCAGCAGTTTCGCCACCGGCGCCAACTGCACCATTCTTCAACGTCCTCTcccagcagcaccacctGTGCGCGGTATCCCTTCTGTCAAGATCAAGCAAGAGGATCCAGCCTAA